The DNA window AACCAGCCCAAACACTTCAACTAGCTCGATTTACAATTTTACAGCAGGAATTCTTGCTACAGAAGATAATACAACTGTCACGGTAACATGGAATGGCATAGGTGTAACCTTCTATGGCGGAACACCTGCCGGGAATTCTCATACTTTTACTTTAAATAAAGGACAATCATTCTTATTTGCAGGATTGGGAAATTCCAGCTCAAACCTAACAGGATTTATTGGAGCTAAAGTTGTAGCAGACAAACCTATTTCCCTTACCAACGGAAGCTGTAATGGGAACTTTGGAATGGGAAGCCCGGGAGGCTCAGACCCTGTTCTCGATCAATCTGTTCCGGTAGAAAGACTTGGTAATACATTTGCCATGGTTAAAACCAGATCAACTGCTCCAAGTGAAAACATGGAAGGCGGGATTATTATCGCAGTAGAAGACAATACTGATATATTCCTAAATGGCTCCACTACAGCAGCAGCGTCAATAAATGCGGGACAATGGTACAGAATTAATGAAACCAATTATGTAACACAAACTGGCGCCGGAACACATTCCAATATGTTTATTTCTACTTCTAAAAAAGTATATTTATATCAATTCGTAGCAGTTGGAAGCAGTAATGCAACCTGTGGATTTAATTATATCCCACCTTTAAACTGTTTTCTACCCAGAAAAATTGACGAAATCGGTAAGATTAACGAAATGCCTAGTGTAACAGGTATCTCATTAAAATTAAATATCTTAACTGAAACCGGTGCAACTGTTCTAATAAACGGGACAGCTCCAACCGCAGCTCAGGGCCCTTATCCTTTAACCGGAAATACCCAATGGCAAACCTATGCCATTGACGGAATTTCAGGAAATGTGTCTATTACTTCTACTAAAGCTGTAACAGCAGGGATCAATGGAGGCTATAGTACTGCAGGATACGGAGGATACTTTGCCGGATTTTCATCCATTCCTGTCATTACTAAAAAAGCCGGAGATTGTGCCCCGGGTATTGTATTGGAAGTTGATGATGGGTATGAATTATATCAATGGAACTTAAATGGGGTTGCTATTCCTGGTGCTACAACCAATACTTACGCGCCTACACAATCAGGAAATTATACAATAAAAGTAACCATGGGAGGGTGTTCTGTTACAACACCAATATATAAGGTTTTCAATTGTATCAAGAATACAACAACTCATATAAATGTTTGTGCTACTAAAGTAATCACACCTGCTTTTTCAAGTTCAACACAAACTCCTGTTCCCAGTACGGTTTCAATTTTAACAGCACCAACCCATGGAACAGCTACCATAAATGCTTCTACAGGTGTTATTACCTACAATCCCACATCTGGCTATTTAGGACCTGATGTCATTGTATATACATTCTGCGGAAATGCACCAGAATTCATTGACTGTGAAACTATTACAGTAAACTTAACAGTTGTTCCTTTTATTGTAAGAGATGCAACATTAGAAGCATGTCAAT is part of the Chryseobacterium paludis genome and encodes:
- a CDS encoding T9SS type B sorting domain-containing protein produces the protein MKKIILGLVLIFFSINTLFAQRDTDHWIAPYYATIGGYTNALYLSTDSVTPFDVQIYNNNNIIGTVVISKGNPQVYTLTDNNIISTSTPADGFKVINKGLYLRGDKRFYCSLRMAQSAHGEIITSKGKAGIGKEFFVATSPNTSTSSIYNFTAGILATEDNTTVTVTWNGIGVTFYGGTPAGNSHTFTLNKGQSFLFAGLGNSSSNLTGFIGAKVVADKPISLTNGSCNGNFGMGSPGGSDPVLDQSVPVERLGNTFAMVKTRSTAPSENMEGGIIIAVEDNTDIFLNGSTTAAASINAGQWYRINETNYVTQTGAGTHSNMFISTSKKVYLYQFVAVGSSNATCGFNYIPPLNCFLPRKIDEIGKINEMPSVTGISLKLNILTETGATVLINGTAPTAAQGPYPLTGNTQWQTYAIDGISGNVSITSTKAVTAGINGGYSTAGYGGYFAGFSSIPVITKKAGDCAPGIVLEVDDGYELYQWNLNGVAIPGATTNTYAPTQSGNYTIKVTMGGCSVTTPIYKVFNCIKNTTTHINVCATKVITPAFSSSTQTPVPSTVSILTAPTHGTATINASTGVITYNPTSGYLGPDVIVYTFCGNAPEFIDCETITVNLTVVPFIVRDATLEACQYEDKAYFDLTTANVIDPLLVVKKFYPTLADLNANTNEIIPPTNYGSTGGVVYVKITSNEGCVGIAKITLIAKPIKKSPILLDKYICIDAKTNLDAGPGYESYQWNTGATTPAIEGVGVGEYTVILGKDGCFVTQIVRVFKTQDPVITQIEISNTTATVIVNGGTAPYKYAVDGTSNWQDSNVFTNLTRGQHTFFVKDVNNCAPISVEITVLNLINAITPNDDNINDYIDYSALAYKGNLSFVIYDRYGNKIFTGDKFNNYKWDGKHSDKKVVTGTYWYHINWNEPNKEKTPIKYTGWILVKNRN